The proteins below come from a single Papaver somniferum cultivar HN1 chromosome 11, ASM357369v1, whole genome shotgun sequence genomic window:
- the LOC113323916 gene encoding uncharacterized protein LOC113323916 has protein sequence MGRLPVAFTLTSGSFDIFLVVRSREDKGNRLVVEINGESLIKLGIILLRNTLRSCRNRVSGLSMAYIPPHKRQSKDNDNSHPIPTPFFLLPRFKEKSNLGSSATGPKSKMKNDTARKGGIIIYAKDSISKWFIECGSATSDGDELPAKSFRMEPFPLVKSLQWKRSGEPFVLASNSIGHGGFVQTTPWRINEFRRGWCSTEAYFHSQNRQNPFSWKEIFRRCNQPMADAEMAFGRVGRSFWTNLPDSYMEAILATVIPKIRVDSEHTKEYYHVKKRCLRVDVSCLDRDLDLRLMLSTKRGLTTSVKGDPEKLSTLRQLVDGAILDSNVQGGLKWDVGKR, from the exons ATGGGGAGACTACCCGTAGCCTTTACTCTTACCAGTGGTAGTTTTGACATATTTCTTGTTGTACGTTCAAGAGAAGATAAGGGTAACAG ATTGGTGGTAGAAATTAATGGGGAG TCTTTGATCAAACTTGGGATCATTCTCTTGCGGAACACATTGAGAAGTTGCAGAAACCGAGTTTCAGGTCTTTCAATGGCATACATACCTCCGCACAAACGGCAGTCTAAAGATAATGATAATAGTCATCCTATTCCAacacctttttttcttcttcctcggttcaaagaaaaatcaaacttgGGGTCTTCAGCAACTGGTCCTAAATCAAAGATGAAAAATGATACTGCTCGAAAGGGTGGTATAATCATTTATGCGAAAGATTCCATATCTAAATGGTTTATAGAATGTGGTTCAGCGACATCTGATGGTGATGAGCTCCCTGCAAAATCATTTCGGATGGAGCCATTTCCTCTTGTCAAGTCACTTCAGTGGAAACGCTCAGGTGAACCATTTGTTTTGGCTTCTAACTCCATCGGACACGGAGGATTTGTTCAAACTACTCCATGG AGAATAAATGAGTTCAGGAGAGGTTGGTGTAGTACTGAAGCCTACTTTCATAGTCAGAATCGGCAAAATCCTTTTTCATGGAAAGAAATTTTCAGGCGGTGTAACCAGCCTATGGCAGATGCTGAAATGGCTTTTGGTCGCGTTGGAAGATCATTTTGGACAAACCTTCCTGACTCTTACATGGAAGCCATTCTTGCTACAGTTATTCCAAAAATCAGAGTTGATTCTGAGCACACCAAGGAGTACTACCATGTGAAG AAGAGGTGCCTAAGAGTGGATGTATCTTGCCTTGATAGAGATTTGGACCTGAGGTTGATGTTATCCACCAAGAGGGGATTGACGACGTCAGTGAAGGGCGACCCTGAGAAGTTAAGTACCTTAAGACAATTGGTTGATGGTGCAATATTGGATTCCAACGTACAAGGTGGTTTGAAATGGGATGTGGGGAAGAGGTAG
- the LOC113320925 gene encoding purple acid phosphatase 22-like: protein MKLFYCSNELLPLISTIFFSILLLHFQQVACVEYVRPPPGKIISTSHNRPDSHPQQVHISIAGKDHMRISWITNDKSVPSIVEYGKVPGKYNASSSTGEHTTYRYFFYNSGKIHHVKIGPLDSNTVYYYRCGGVGDDFSFRTPPSKFPIEFALAGDLGQTEWTASTLAHVNKTDYDVLLLPGDLSYADSQQPLWDTFGRFVEKYASKRPWMVTQGNHEVEAFLPLFKIESFKAYNTRWIMPYQESGSHSNLYYSFDVSGVHIVMLGSYTEFGIGSPQYQWLQNDLVKINRKKTAWVITMVHVPWYNTNIAHQGEGEKMRKAMEDLLYKAKVDIVFAGHVHAYERFARVYDNQANPCGPMHLTVGDGGNREGLALMFKKPTSPLSLFREASFGHGRLRIVNQTHAHWTWHRNNDDHNSSVSDEVWLANISANEECNKKAALQDDGEDISNTNIIMNDEL from the exons aTGAAACTTTTCTATTGCTCTAACGAGCTTCTTCCACTGATCTCAACAATTTTCTTTTCAATTCTACTGCTTCATTTCCAACAAGTAGCTTGCGTTGAATATGTTCGACCACCACCTGGTAAAATCATTTCCACTTCACACAACCGGCCAGATTCACATCCTCAACAGGTTCATATATCAATAGCAGGGAAGGATCATATGAGAATCTCATGGattacaaatgataaaagtgtTCCATCCATAGTTGAATATGGTAAAGTACCAGGGAAATATAATGCATCGTCGAGTACTGGGGAACATACAACGTACCGTTACTTTTTTTATAACTCCGGGAAAATTCATCATGTAAAAATCGGCCCGTTAGATTCCAACACTGTTTATTACTACCGCTGCGGTGGTGTTGGCGATGATTTTAGTTTCAGAACACCTCCTTCAAAATTTCCCATTGAATTTGCTCTTGCAG GGGATCTAGGGCAAACAGAATGGACAGCATCAACACTAGCTCACGTCAATAAAACAGATTATGACGTCCTTTTATTACCCGGCGATTTATCATACGCCGATAGTCAACAACCCCTATGGGATACATTTGGACGTTTTGTAGAAAAATATGCAAGTAAACGTCCATGGATGGTCACACAAGGAAACCACGAAGTTGAAGCATTTCTTCCACTCTTCAAAATCGAATCATTCAAAGCTTACAACACTAGATGGATCATGCCTTATCAAGAGAGTGGGTCACATTCAAATCTATACTATTCGTTTGATGTAAGTGGTGTCCACATTGTGATGTTAGGATCATATACTGAATTTGGTATTGGCTCACCTCAATATCAATGGCTTCAAAATGACTTGGTTAAGATCAATCGAAAGAAAACAGCATGGGTGATTACTATGGTTCATGTGCCTTGGTATAATACTAATATTGCTCATCAAGGTGAAGGAGAGAAAATGAGAAAAGCAATGGAGGATTTGCTttataaagctaaagttgatatTGTTTTTGCTGGTCACGTACATGCTTACGAAcgcttt GCTCGGGTATACGATAATCAAGCTAACCCTTGCGGTCCAATGCATTTGACGGTAGGAGATGGTGGAAATAGAGAAGGTCTTGCATTGAT GTTTAAGAAGCCGACGTCTCCTCTATCGTTGTTTCGAGAAGCGAGTTTTGGACATGGACGATTGAGAATAGTGAATCAAACGCATGCCCACTGGACATGGCATCGGAACAACGACGACCATAATTCATCTGTCAGTGATGAAGTTTGGTTGGCAAATATAAGTGCCAATGAAGAGTGCAACAAGAAAGCTGCTTTGCAGGATGATGGGGAAGATATATCAAATACTAATATTATCATGAATGACGAACTTTAA
- the LOC113320791 gene encoding hexokinase-4, chloroplastic-like, with protein MGDSSNSNLEKSIVENLQASCATPDDLLRRVAESMIDHMSNGLAGEKSDLKMLLSYVNDLPTGQEKGLFYALDLGGTNFRVLRVRLDGRNNVDIQRRSWVIPKDLKTGTKEGLFGFIASGLSEFVQEEYEHHKIPRETKREIGFTFSFPVNQTSINEGILLEWNKGFNVSDTIGKDVVACLKEAMKKANLDMFSVTALVNDSVGALAGAIYMNQDVKVAVILGTGSNACYIERMDAISKIQRKGDQDPLTALSGTTIINTEWGYFSDQGVLPYTEFDVLGTASHDKGKPIFVKMISGYYLGKIVSKILLKMAESSEKLFGEDYTAPVLSAEDLNHMHSDNSDGLETVGSILSKRLGLKVETTLDLRTTVVQVIDTIIQRAARLAGAGILAILQKMEQDTPGLIHGKSTVVAIDGSLYEQYYQFKLYLEEVVTELLGPDVVIKRFQDASGVGAALLAQTNSTCDR; from the exons ATGGGCGATAGTTCAAACAGTAATTTAGAAAAATCGATCGTCGAAAACCTACAGGCCAGTTGTGCTACTCCTGATGATTTGCTTAGGCGCGTTGCAGAGTCAATGATCGATCACATGAGTAATGGACTTGCTGGTGAAAAAAGTGATCTTAAGATGCTTTTGAGTTATGTTAATGACTTGCCTACTGG GCAGGAGAAGGGGTTGTTTTATGCTTTGGATCTTGGAGGGACGAATTTCCGTGTGTTACGGGTACGTTTAGATGGGAGAAATAACGTCGACATTCAAAGAAGATCCTGGGTGATACCTAAAGATCTGAAGACTGGTACTAAAGAG GGGTTATTTGGTTTTATTGCCTCTGGTCTATCAGAATTTGTACAAGAGGAATATGAGCATCACAAGATTCCACGTGAAACGAAAAGGGAGATAGGTTTTACCTTTTCATTCCCAGTAAACCAGACATCTATAAATGAAGGGATATTACTCGAATGGAACAAAGGTTTCAATGTCTCCGACACA ATTGGAAAGGATGTAGTTGCCTGTTTGAAAGAAGCTATGAAAAAAGCAAACCTTGATATGTTTTCAGTAACTGCACTG GTTAATGATTCTGTGGGAGCCCTCGCTGGAGCAATATACATGAACCAAGATGTGAAAGTTGCTGTCATTTTGGGCACTGGAAGTAATGCCTGTTACATAGAACGTATGGATGCTATTTCCAAAATACAAAGGAAGGGTGATCAGGACCCCCTGACTGCCCTGTCTGGAACTACG ATCATTAATACAGAGTGGGGATATTTTTCTGATCAAGGAGTACTTCCTTATACAGAATTTGATGTGCTGGGTACGGCCAGTCATGACAAGGGTAAACCA ATATTTGTGAAGATGATATCTGGTTATTACCTAGGAAAAATTGTGAGCAAAATTTTGCTCAAGATGGCTGAATCATCAGAAAAATTGTTCGGTGAAGACTACACGGCTCCTGTTCTAAG tgCGGAGGATCTAAATCATATGCACAGTGACAATTCAGATGGACTCGAAACTGTTGGATCAATATTAAGCAAAAGACTAGGACTTAAA GTAGAGACCACCTTGGACTTGAGAACAACTGTTGTACAGGTGATTGATACTATTATCCAAAGAGCAGCACGTTTAGCTGGTGCAGGCATCCTCGCAATTCTTCAGAAAATGGAACAAGATACTCCCGGACTTATTCATGGAAAGAGCACCGTGGTGGCCATTGATGGAAGTTTGTACGAACAATATTATCAGTTCAAATTATATCTCGAAGAAGTAGTCACCGAGCTACTTGGTCCAGACGTGGTAATAAAACGATTCCAGGATGCTTCCGGAGTTGGAGCTGCTTTATTGGCTCAGACTAATTCGACTtgtgatagatga
- the LOC113323426 gene encoding beta-1,6-galactosyltransferase GALT29A-like, with product MKISSILEMKGSLRLVFTVFLFIAIATSMSCKIAVRRVFSSSKSIQRLRLQQGNEMNKTLIRYAEIDIGEEKTKREIENLLQGSYGGGRHRSISSYNNRIRGSEYRSSTRGIPVSFRAPKYYRHWLEFRRVLRDWFRNKRFEGGDVMGGLISQVKRPVDEHYGLGNLDGRKYDSCAVVGNSGILLKNEYGDMIDKHEFVIRLNNARTRGYEKNVGSKTSVSFVNSNILHLCARRETCFCHPYGEKVPIVMYICQAIHLMDYTLCNSTHKAPLLFTDARFDVLCSRIVKYYSLKLFTEVTGKSPEEWAPSHDGSMFHYSSGMQAVMLALGVCDKVSIFGFGKSVVAKHHYHTNQKVELHLHDYQAEYAFYRDLVENPEVIPFLANKFKVPPVVIYH from the coding sequence ATGAAGATTTCATCTATATTAGAAATGAAAGGATCTCTAAGATTAGTGTTTACTGTGTTTCTATTCATCGCTATTGCTACTTCAATGAGTTGTAAAATCGCAGTTCGTAGAGTATTCAGTAGTTCCAAATCCATTCAGAGATTGAGATTACAGCAAGGAAATGAAATGAACAAAACATTGATTAGATATGCAGAGATTGATATaggagaagagaaaacgaaaagagaGATTGAGAATTTGTTACAGGGGAGTTATGGGGGAGGGAGACATAGATCGATTTCTTCATATAATAATCGTATTAGAGGGAGTGAGTATAGGTCGTCTACTCGTGGTATACCTGTTAGTTTCCGTGCGCCGAAGTATTATAGACATTGGTTAGAGTTTCGGAGAGTTCTGAGGGACTGGTTTAGGAATAAGAGGTTTGAAGGTGGTGATGTTATGGGGGGATTGATTAGTCAAGTGAAAAGGCCGGTGGATGAGCATTACGGTTTGGGGAATTTGGATGGGAGGAAGTATGATTCGTGTGCGGTGGTGGGGAATAGTGGGATTTTGTTGAAGAATGAGTACGGGGATATGATTGATAAGCATGAGTTTGTGATTCGGTTGAATAATGCGAGGACTAGAGGGTATGAGAAGAATGTGGGGTCCAAAACTAGTGTTTCGTTTGTGAATAGCAATATATTGCATCTGTGTGCTAGAAGGGAGACGTGTTTTTGTCATCCGTATGGTGAAAAGGTTCCGATTGTTATGTATATTTGTCAAGCAATACATTTGATGGATTATACGTTATGCAATTCTACGCATAAAGCTCCGTTGCTTTTTACAGATGCGAGGTTTGATGTTTTGTGTTCTCGAATTGTCAAGTATTATTCGTTGAAACTGTTTACGGAGGTGACTGGGAAATCGCCTGAAGAATGGGCTCCTTCGCACGACGGAAGTATGTTTCATTACTCTTCTGGTATGCAAGCTGTAATGCTTGCGTTAGGGGTTTGCGATAAAGTTAGTATATTTGGGTTTGGGAAATCTGTCGTAGCAAAGCACCATTATCATACTAATCAGAAGGTGGAGCTTCATTTGCACGATTATCAAGCAGAATACGCTTTCTACCGCGATTTGGTGGAGAACCCAGAGGTAATTCCGTTCCTTGCCAACAAATTCAAAGTTCCTCCGGTGGTTATATATCATTGA